A section of the Ruania halotolerans genome encodes:
- a CDS encoding RNA degradosome polyphosphate kinase: MSTIPATVTATAVDGSTTSHPSAPAVISAADGGATTPAQQELPANRFADRELSWLQFNERVLELAEDPDLPLLERVRFLAIFASNLDEFFMVRVAGLKRRIATGMAVQAASGLLPRQVLDSISAKAHALTDRHAQVFSEQVQPALAAEGITLVHFDQLHESERDRLHKYFRKMIFPVLTPLAVDPAHPFPYISGLSLNLAVVVRNPATGKEHFARVKVPPLLPRFIAVDARGRPHRPEDAPDDDGYRSFVPIEDVISSFLYYLFPGMDVVEHHVFRVTRNEDLEVEEDDAENLLQALEKELLRRRFGPPVRLELATGFTPRLREMLIRELDISEPDVYELPMPLDLTGLNLVADLDRPELHYPKHVAITPKGLAEVESASPTDIFGAISARDILLHHPYDSFSTSVQQFLAQAAADPKVLAIKQTLYRTSGDSPIVDSLIDAAEAGKQVLAIVEIKARFDEEANISWARKLEQAGVHVVYGIVGLKTHCKLSLVVRQEADGLRRYCHVGTGNYNPKTARLYEDHGLLTCNSEVGQDLTRLFNQLSGYAPKSRFHRLLVAPRSIRRGLVERIETEIENARAGKEAWVKLKVNSVVDEQTIDALYRASQAGVPVDVVVRGICGIKAGVPGLSENIRVRSILGRFLEHSRIYAFAGGGDPQIFLGSADLMHRNLDRRVEVLVRVVDPDQIAELVGLIDTSVAEGTSSWHLSTDSEGDPQWERHHLDAAGAPLRDLQEHLISVHRRRSADS, translated from the coding sequence ATGTCCACCATCCCAGCCACTGTGACCGCAACCGCGGTGGACGGTTCGACGACGTCCCACCCCAGTGCGCCCGCGGTGATCAGCGCCGCTGATGGTGGTGCCACCACACCCGCCCAGCAGGAGCTTCCGGCGAACAGGTTCGCCGACCGGGAACTGAGCTGGCTGCAGTTCAACGAACGCGTGCTCGAGCTGGCTGAGGATCCGGACCTTCCACTGCTGGAACGGGTGCGATTCCTGGCGATCTTCGCCTCGAACCTGGATGAGTTCTTCATGGTCCGGGTGGCCGGGCTGAAACGGCGCATCGCTACCGGCATGGCCGTCCAGGCCGCCTCCGGGCTGCTGCCTCGGCAGGTGCTCGACAGCATCTCCGCCAAGGCACATGCGCTCACCGATCGTCATGCTCAGGTCTTCTCCGAACAGGTGCAGCCCGCACTTGCGGCGGAGGGCATCACCCTGGTGCACTTCGATCAGTTGCACGAGAGCGAGCGGGACCGCCTGCACAAGTACTTCCGGAAGATGATCTTCCCGGTGCTGACCCCCCTGGCCGTGGATCCGGCTCATCCATTCCCGTATATCTCCGGGCTTTCTCTCAACCTTGCGGTAGTGGTGCGCAATCCCGCCACCGGCAAGGAGCACTTCGCCCGTGTGAAGGTGCCGCCGTTGTTGCCGCGGTTCATCGCCGTGGACGCTCGGGGCCGTCCCCACCGGCCCGAAGATGCTCCGGACGACGACGGGTACCGCTCGTTCGTACCGATCGAGGATGTCATCTCCTCCTTCCTGTACTACCTGTTCCCTGGGATGGATGTGGTCGAGCACCACGTGTTCCGGGTGACGCGCAACGAAGACCTTGAGGTGGAGGAGGACGACGCGGAGAACCTCCTTCAGGCACTGGAGAAGGAGTTGCTGCGGCGACGTTTCGGCCCACCCGTCCGGCTGGAACTGGCGACCGGGTTCACGCCCCGGCTGCGAGAGATGCTCATCCGCGAGCTCGACATCTCCGAGCCGGACGTCTACGAGCTGCCGATGCCCCTGGATCTGACCGGCCTCAATTTGGTCGCGGATCTGGATCGCCCGGAACTGCACTACCCCAAGCACGTGGCCATCACGCCCAAGGGGCTCGCCGAGGTGGAGTCGGCCAGCCCGACGGACATCTTCGGTGCGATCAGCGCGCGGGATATTCTGCTGCACCACCCGTACGACTCGTTCTCCACGAGCGTGCAGCAGTTCCTCGCTCAGGCTGCCGCCGATCCCAAGGTTTTGGCGATCAAGCAGACGTTGTACCGCACCTCCGGTGACTCCCCGATCGTGGACTCCCTCATCGATGCCGCCGAAGCTGGCAAACAGGTGCTCGCCATCGTGGAGATCAAGGCGCGCTTCGACGAGGAGGCGAACATCTCCTGGGCGCGCAAGCTGGAGCAGGCCGGAGTGCACGTGGTGTACGGCATCGTGGGATTGAAGACCCACTGCAAGCTCTCCCTCGTGGTGCGCCAGGAAGCGGATGGGCTGCGCCGGTACTGCCATGTCGGAACAGGGAACTACAACCCGAAGACGGCCCGCCTGTACGAGGACCACGGCCTGCTGACCTGCAACTCCGAAGTGGGCCAGGATCTCACCCGGCTCTTCAACCAGCTCTCCGGCTACGCCCCCAAGAGCCGGTTCCACCGGCTGCTGGTGGCACCGCGGAGTATTCGGCGTGGGCTTGTCGAACGGATCGAGACCGAGATCGAGAACGCTCGCGCCGGCAAAGAAGCCTGGGTGAAGCTCAAGGTGAACTCGGTGGTGGACGAGCAGACGATCGACGCGCTCTACCGCGCCTCGCAGGCGGGCGTTCCGGTGGACGTGGTGGTCCGAGGCATCTGCGGAATCAAAGCCGGAGTGCCGGGGCTGAGTGAGAACATCCGGGTGCGTTCGATCCTCGGCCGGTTCCTGGAGCATTCGCGGATCTATGCCTTCGCCGGTGGTGGAGACCCGCAGATCTTCCTCGGTTCGGCGGATCTGATGCACCGGAACCTGGACCGGCGGGTGGAGGTACTGGTTCGCGTGGTCGATCCTGATCAGATCGCCGAACTCGTCGGTTTGATCGATACCTCGGTGGCGGAAGGTACGTCGTCCTGGCACCTGAGCACTGATTCGGAGGGCGATCCGCAGTGGGAACGCCATCACCTCGACGCTGCGGGTGCGCCGTTGCGCGATCTGCAGGAGCATCTGATCTCGGTGCACCGTCGGCGAAGCGCGGACAGCTGA
- a CDS encoding nitrite/sulfite reductase gives MTGQTATTERPTPRPARPKRPNGQWLVDGKEPLNHNEAFKQEDNGLNVRERIEQVYSKEGFDSISGDDLHGRFRWWGLYTQRKPGIDGGRTATLEPHELEDKYFMLRVRIDGGALTTEQLRVIAGISEEFARDSADITDRQNIQVHWVRVEDVPEIWRRLEAVGLGTTEACGDVPRVVLGSPVAGIAADEILDPSPVIEEINRRYLGVPELANLPRKFKTALTGHPSQDVVHEINDVAFVGLEHPELGPGFDVWVGGGLSANPRLGERLGVFATAEQAPDIWHGVAQIFRDYGYRRLRNKARLKFLLADWGPEKFRQVLQEEYLGYALPDGPPAPQPRMPGDHVGVHAQKDGRYYVGAAPYVGRVSGSILTAVAELAESVGSQRVRLTPHQKLLVLDVPEEHLDTVTRGLKDLGLDPNPSPFRRSTIACTGIEYCKLAIVETKATAARAIDDLEQRLADVPDLRPLTLHLNGCPNSCARIQTADIGLKGQLVMNDDGEQVPGFQVHLGGGLASEDREEAGLGRTVRGLKVTSEDLPEYVERVTRRYLAETEQDCDGGSETENASRESFASWARRADEEALT, from the coding sequence ATGACCGGCCAGACCGCCACCACCGAACGTCCCACTCCCCGCCCAGCCCGGCCGAAGCGCCCCAACGGTCAGTGGCTGGTGGACGGCAAGGAGCCGTTGAATCACAACGAGGCGTTCAAACAGGAAGACAACGGCCTCAACGTCCGCGAGCGCATCGAGCAGGTGTACTCCAAGGAGGGCTTCGACTCGATCTCCGGCGATGACCTGCACGGCCGCTTCCGTTGGTGGGGCCTGTACACCCAGCGCAAGCCGGGCATCGACGGCGGGCGCACGGCCACCCTGGAACCGCATGAGCTCGAGGACAAGTACTTCATGCTCCGGGTGCGTATCGACGGCGGTGCGCTCACCACGGAGCAGCTGCGCGTGATCGCGGGGATCTCCGAGGAGTTCGCACGCGACTCCGCCGACATCACCGACAGGCAGAACATCCAGGTGCACTGGGTGCGGGTGGAGGATGTGCCGGAGATCTGGCGCCGTCTCGAGGCGGTCGGCCTGGGCACCACCGAGGCCTGCGGCGACGTGCCGCGGGTGGTACTCGGCAGCCCGGTGGCCGGGATCGCCGCGGACGAGATCCTCGATCCGAGCCCGGTGATCGAGGAGATCAACCGCCGCTACCTCGGGGTGCCCGAGCTGGCGAACCTGCCGCGCAAGTTCAAGACCGCGCTGACCGGCCACCCCAGCCAGGATGTGGTGCATGAGATCAATGACGTGGCGTTCGTGGGCCTGGAGCACCCCGAGCTCGGCCCGGGCTTCGATGTGTGGGTCGGCGGCGGGCTCTCGGCGAACCCGCGCCTGGGTGAGCGCCTGGGCGTGTTCGCCACGGCCGAGCAGGCACCGGATATCTGGCACGGAGTGGCGCAGATCTTTCGCGACTATGGCTACCGCCGGCTGCGCAACAAGGCCCGGCTGAAGTTCCTGCTCGCCGACTGGGGGCCGGAGAAGTTCCGCCAGGTGCTGCAGGAGGAGTACCTCGGCTACGCGCTGCCGGACGGTCCGCCCGCTCCGCAGCCGCGGATGCCCGGTGACCACGTGGGCGTGCACGCGCAGAAGGACGGGCGCTACTACGTGGGCGCCGCACCCTATGTGGGCCGGGTCAGCGGAAGCATCCTGACGGCAGTGGCCGAGCTCGCCGAATCGGTGGGTTCGCAGCGGGTGCGCCTGACCCCGCACCAGAAGCTGCTGGTGCTGGATGTGCCCGAGGAGCACCTGGACACGGTGACCCGTGGGCTCAAGGACCTCGGCCTGGACCCGAACCCGAGCCCGTTCCGCCGCAGCACTATCGCCTGCACCGGGATCGAGTACTGCAAGCTCGCCATCGTCGAGACCAAGGCCACTGCAGCCCGGGCGATCGACGACCTGGAGCAGCGGCTCGCCGACGTGCCCGACCTGCGCCCCCTCACGCTGCACCTGAACGGATGCCCGAACTCGTGCGCGCGGATCCAGACGGCCGATATCGGCCTGAAGGGTCAGCTGGTGATGAACGACGACGGCGAGCAGGTTCCGGGCTTCCAGGTGCACCTGGGCGGGGGGCTGGCCTCCGAGGACCGGGAGGAGGCCGGGTTGGGCCGCACGGTGCGCGGGCTGAAGGTCACCAGCGAGGATCTGCCTGAGTACGTGGAACGGGTGACCCGCCGGTACCTGGCCGAGACCGAACAGGATTGTGACGGCGGCTCCGAGACCGAGAACGCCTCACGTGAGTCGTTCGCCTCGTGGGCCCGCCGCGCAGATGAGGAGGCCCTGACGTGA
- the pstS gene encoding phosphate ABC transporter substrate-binding protein PstS, whose product MNVKLAPSRRVAGISAIGALALTLAACGGSSSGDGDETTESNGTNESTELSGTIAGSGASSQESAVQGWLAGFMEANPDATVTYDPTGSGTGREQFINGTVQFAGSDAALDADELAAAQERCGGTVIEAPLYISPIAVVYNVPELNDTNINLGPDTIARIFAGEITNWNDPAIVEANPDAELPDLDIVPVNRSDDSGTTENFTEYLAAAAPDTWTHEPSGLWPIEGSQSGAQTSGVLGVVEAAEGTIGYVDASRVGELGSVAVGVGEEFVPFSPEAAATVVDVSEPAADATDTILTIDLARDTQESGAYPIVLISYSLACGTYDNEEHASLVQGYLSYVASEEGQERAAQPDVAGSAPISDSLRERVNAALETISAG is encoded by the coding sequence ATGAACGTGAAGCTTGCACCTAGCCGCCGTGTGGCGGGTATCTCCGCGATTGGCGCCCTCGCGCTCACCCTCGCTGCCTGTGGTGGCAGCTCCTCCGGCGACGGGGACGAGACCACCGAGAGCAACGGGACGAACGAGTCCACCGAACTGTCCGGCACCATCGCCGGTTCCGGCGCCAGCTCCCAGGAGAGCGCGGTGCAGGGCTGGCTGGCCGGGTTCATGGAGGCCAACCCGGATGCGACCGTGACCTACGACCCGACTGGCTCGGGCACCGGACGCGAGCAGTTCATCAACGGGACTGTGCAGTTTGCCGGCTCTGATGCGGCTCTGGATGCCGACGAGCTCGCCGCCGCGCAGGAGCGCTGCGGCGGCACCGTGATCGAGGCGCCGCTGTACATCAGCCCGATCGCCGTGGTCTACAACGTCCCCGAGTTGAACGACACGAACATCAACCTGGGCCCCGACACCATCGCCCGCATCTTCGCCGGTGAGATCACCAACTGGAACGACCCGGCGATCGTCGAGGCCAACCCGGATGCTGAGCTGCCTGACCTGGACATCGTGCCGGTGAACCGCTCCGACGACTCGGGTACCACGGAGAACTTCACCGAGTACCTCGCCGCCGCAGCCCCCGACACCTGGACCCACGAGCCGTCCGGCCTCTGGCCGATCGAGGGCAGCCAGTCCGGTGCGCAGACCTCCGGTGTGCTCGGAGTGGTCGAGGCCGCCGAGGGCACCATCGGCTACGTCGACGCCTCCCGCGTGGGTGAGCTGGGCAGCGTGGCCGTCGGCGTGGGCGAGGAGTTCGTGCCGTTCTCCCCGGAGGCCGCCGCGACCGTCGTGGACGTTTCCGAGCCGGCCGCGGATGCGACCGACACGATCCTCACGATCGACCTGGCTCGCGACACCCAGGAATCGGGCGCCTACCCGATCGTGCTGATTTCCTACTCGCTGGCCTGCGGCACCTACGACAACGAGGAGCACGCCTCGCTCGTCCAGGGCTACCTCAGCTACGTCGCCAGCGAGGAGGGCCAGGAGCGCGCCGCCCAGCCCGACGTCGCAGGGTCCGCCCCGATCTCGGACAGCCTGCGCGAGCGCGTGAACGCTGCGCTCGAGACGATCTCCGCCGGCTGA
- a CDS encoding NUDIX hydrolase, which yields MGSSGRVVQAAGALVWRIVGRHLEVLLIHRPRYDDWSWPKGKLDTPQESLPMCAVREVQEETGVPVVLGLPLPTVSYTLAGGVRKVCHYWAATAADVDGVDVAALTARPRIKPASKHEVDEARWVEAKKARKLLTRADDVEPLGALIDYFEDGLLRTWTLLLVRHGRARKRSAWPGGEESRPLTPVGREQANALIPVFAAYGVHEVISSPWARCRDTMTPFAEACDNMIVSAPQLTEAAARDRPSAARALVGELLGRPREATAVCTHRPVFPFVLDAVEARSPHRVAKQLPRENPYLRTGEVLVVHMSRRENRRARVVAVERHRPPS from the coding sequence ATGGGGTCCTCAGGTCGCGTCGTTCAGGCGGCCGGGGCGTTGGTCTGGCGGATCGTCGGCCGGCACCTCGAGGTCCTGCTCATCCACCGCCCCCGGTATGACGACTGGTCATGGCCGAAGGGAAAGCTGGACACACCGCAGGAGAGCCTGCCGATGTGCGCGGTGCGAGAGGTCCAGGAGGAGACCGGAGTGCCGGTGGTGCTCGGCCTGCCCCTGCCCACGGTCAGCTACACACTCGCCGGCGGTGTGCGCAAAGTGTGCCACTACTGGGCTGCCACGGCCGCCGATGTGGACGGGGTGGACGTCGCCGCTTTGACAGCGCGCCCACGGATCAAGCCGGCCTCCAAGCACGAGGTGGATGAGGCGCGCTGGGTGGAGGCGAAGAAGGCGCGCAAACTCCTGACCCGCGCCGACGACGTCGAACCGCTCGGTGCCCTGATCGATTACTTCGAGGACGGGCTGCTACGCACCTGGACCTTGCTGCTGGTACGGCACGGGCGAGCGAGAAAGCGTTCTGCCTGGCCGGGGGGTGAGGAGAGCCGGCCGCTGACGCCGGTGGGCCGGGAACAGGCGAACGCGCTCATTCCTGTGTTTGCCGCCTACGGGGTCCATGAGGTGATCTCGTCGCCGTGGGCGCGCTGCCGCGACACGATGACTCCGTTCGCGGAGGCGTGCGACAACATGATCGTCTCCGCACCGCAGCTCACCGAGGCCGCGGCGCGGGACCGTCCCAGTGCGGCACGTGCCCTGGTCGGGGAACTCCTCGGCAGACCTCGTGAGGCGACGGCCGTCTGTACCCACCGCCCGGTGTTCCCGTTCGTCCTGGACGCCGTCGAGGCGAGGAGCCCGCACCGGGTGGCGAAACAACTGCCCCGCGAGAACCCCTATCTGCGCACCGGTGAGGTGCTCGTGGTGCACATGTCGCGCCGGGAGAACCGGCGCGCGCGGGTAGTGGCCGTGGAACGGCATCGACCACCCTCCTGA
- the pstC gene encoding phosphate ABC transporter permease subunit PstC, with translation MATTTPPQDQTRPADKRAPGRLGNVIFKGISTTSGVMILVMLAAVAIFLLYRAWPAFVADAEQFEDVNFIGGNLWSWVAPLLFGTVLASIIALVVALPLSIGIALFISHYAPRRLAQFLGYIIDLLAAIPSVIFGLWGFQWLRPLVEPVFAWLSANLGFIPLFADYNAPARNITTGGLVLAIMIVPIITATIREVFLQTPRLHEEASLALGATRWEMIRMAVLPFGRSGMMSAAMLGLGRALGETMAILIVLSPGYAINFFLLQSGQHNTIAANIALHFPESSGIAVDALIASGLILFALTFGVNMLARWIINRRAEFSGAN, from the coding sequence GTGGCAACCACCACGCCCCCGCAGGATCAGACCAGGCCCGCGGACAAGCGCGCGCCGGGGCGGCTCGGCAACGTCATCTTCAAGGGCATCTCCACCACCAGCGGTGTGATGATCCTGGTGATGCTGGCCGCCGTGGCGATCTTTCTGCTCTATCGCGCCTGGCCGGCGTTCGTGGCGGATGCCGAACAGTTCGAGGACGTCAATTTCATCGGGGGCAATCTCTGGTCGTGGGTGGCGCCGCTGCTGTTCGGAACCGTGCTGGCCTCGATCATCGCCCTGGTGGTGGCCCTGCCATTGAGCATCGGGATCGCGCTGTTCATCTCGCACTACGCACCCCGCCGCCTCGCGCAGTTCCTCGGCTACATCATCGACCTGCTCGCCGCGATCCCCTCGGTCATCTTCGGGCTGTGGGGCTTCCAGTGGCTACGGCCACTCGTGGAACCGGTCTTCGCATGGCTGAGCGCCAACCTCGGGTTCATCCCGCTGTTCGCGGACTACAACGCACCGGCGCGTAACATCACCACCGGTGGGCTGGTGCTGGCGATCATGATCGTGCCGATCATCACCGCCACCATCCGCGAGGTGTTCCTGCAGACGCCGCGCTTGCACGAGGAGGCCTCGCTCGCACTCGGGGCCACGCGCTGGGAGATGATCCGGATGGCCGTGCTGCCGTTCGGACGCTCTGGGATGATGTCCGCGGCCATGCTGGGCCTCGGCCGCGCCTTGGGCGAGACAATGGCGATCCTCATCGTGCTCTCACCCGGGTATGCCATCAACTTCTTCCTGCTCCAGTCGGGTCAGCACAACACCATCGCGGCGAACATCGCGCTGCACTTCCCGGAGTCCAGCGGAATCGCGGTCGACGCGCTGATCGCCTCCGGGCTCATCCTCTTCGCGCTGACCTTCGGGGTGAACATGCTCGCCCGCTGGATCATCAACCGTCGTGCCGAGTTCTCGGGGGCCAACTGA
- a CDS encoding alanine racemase, with translation MRRIGRVGSARSVGHAGTQPGWGSATSARPAPWRDATRSLAAPIAVVDLDAFDANAADLLARAGGLPLRVASKSVRVRQLVHRALDAGFASVMAYSLAEALWLAEDGVEDVLVGYPSVDAGSLVRLAQDPAARQAITVMVDDVSQVALLERAFMRADGLRTDRTENASTAGSSAGPPVQVCLDVDASLRLGFGPFSAHLGVRRSPLRSPEDVVRLARATERTGRLRVRGVMFYEAQVAGVPDGSGWRNPAVQVMKGLSLRDLAARRPAVVSALEDHLGREVLVNGGGTGSLQQTATDPTITELTAGSGLLCPTLFDSYDAFDPRPAAFFGLDVVRRPAARIATAFGGGYVASGPARPSRLPRPVDGARLLGSEGAGEVQTPLRYPSGRQGPAVGARVWLRHAKAGELMERFDQVRLVRAGSVHSSVPTYRGEGQNFG, from the coding sequence ATGAGGCGTATCGGCAGGGTGGGATCCGCACGATCGGTCGGCCATGCCGGCACACAGCCAGGCTGGGGTTCGGCCACATCGGCGCGCCCGGCACCGTGGCGCGATGCCACCCGATCGCTTGCGGCGCCGATCGCGGTGGTGGATCTCGATGCCTTCGATGCCAATGCCGCGGACCTGCTCGCCCGGGCCGGGGGGCTCCCCTTGCGTGTGGCGTCGAAGTCGGTGCGGGTGCGCCAGCTCGTCCATCGTGCACTCGATGCCGGTTTCGCCTCAGTGATGGCGTACTCGCTGGCCGAGGCGCTGTGGCTGGCCGAGGACGGCGTGGAGGACGTGCTCGTGGGGTACCCGAGCGTGGACGCCGGTTCGCTGGTGCGCCTCGCCCAGGATCCAGCAGCCCGGCAGGCGATCACTGTGATGGTCGACGACGTCTCTCAGGTGGCGCTGCTCGAGCGAGCCTTCATGCGCGCCGACGGCTTGCGCACCGACCGAACCGAGAACGCGTCCACTGCGGGCAGTTCGGCGGGGCCGCCGGTGCAGGTCTGCCTGGACGTGGACGCCTCACTACGGCTCGGGTTCGGTCCGTTCTCGGCGCACCTGGGCGTACGCAGGTCCCCGCTGCGCAGCCCCGAGGATGTGGTGCGCCTGGCTCGGGCCACGGAACGGACCGGCCGGCTGCGGGTACGCGGGGTGATGTTCTACGAGGCGCAGGTGGCCGGTGTGCCGGACGGCTCCGGATGGCGGAACCCGGCCGTGCAGGTGATGAAGGGACTCTCCTTGCGCGACCTTGCCGCGCGCCGTCCGGCCGTGGTCAGCGCACTCGAAGACCACCTGGGGCGCGAGGTCCTGGTGAACGGAGGTGGGACCGGATCGTTGCAGCAGACAGCCACCGATCCCACGATCACCGAACTCACCGCCGGATCGGGGCTGCTGTGCCCCACGCTGTTCGACAGCTACGACGCCTTCGATCCTCGCCCCGCCGCCTTCTTCGGACTGGATGTGGTGCGCCGCCCTGCGGCCCGCATCGCCACAGCTTTCGGTGGTGGATATGTGGCCTCCGGACCTGCCCGCCCGAGCCGTCTGCCCCGGCCGGTGGACGGCGCCCGGCTGCTCGGGTCGGAGGGCGCCGGTGAGGTGCAAACGCCCCTGCGCTACCCCTCCGGTCGTCAGGGCCCGGCGGTTGGTGCCCGGGTGTGGCTCCGGCACGCGAAGGCCGGGGAGCTGATGGAGCGCTTTGATCAGGTGCGCCTGGTCCGCGCCGGATCGGTGCACTCGAGCGTGCCGACGTATCGTGGTGAGGGTCAGAACTTCGGCTGA
- the mshD gene encoding mycothiol synthase yields MATDPRVAAEPSRTASLTGADAAAVRALAQAAEEVDGIEALSEQTLLNLEGAERHLTHLLTRAPSGQVVGYAQHDSATASAELAVHPGSRRQGIGGQLLDAVLDIAPGSPAVWAHGDLLAAQALARSRQLRRVRDLWVMTAAPPTAAPEMPHVEGLRVRTFEVGRDEDAWLAVNALAFADHPEQGRLTRADLEQREAQPWFDPDVFYLAEDVNTGELLGSLWVKIEGNPGHAVGEIYALGVHPQAQGRGVGGLLTAHAMAAFAAHDLARIELYVEGENAPAIRTYTRAGFTRERADVQYAR; encoded by the coding sequence ATGGCCACCGATCCCCGCGTGGCAGCCGAGCCGAGTAGGACGGCGTCCCTGACCGGCGCCGATGCCGCAGCCGTGCGCGCACTCGCCCAGGCCGCCGAGGAGGTGGACGGGATCGAGGCGCTCTCCGAGCAGACCCTGCTCAACCTGGAAGGCGCCGAACGCCACCTCACGCACCTTCTCACCCGTGCGCCGTCGGGCCAGGTGGTGGGCTACGCCCAGCACGATTCCGCTACGGCCTCGGCCGAACTCGCCGTACACCCGGGCAGCCGGAGGCAGGGGATCGGCGGCCAACTGCTCGATGCGGTGCTCGATATCGCCCCTGGATCCCCGGCGGTCTGGGCCCACGGCGATCTCCTTGCCGCCCAGGCGTTGGCCAGGTCCAGGCAGCTGCGCCGCGTTCGGGACCTATGGGTGATGACCGCCGCGCCGCCCACCGCCGCACCTGAGATGCCGCACGTTGAGGGACTGCGGGTGCGGACGTTCGAGGTGGGCCGGGACGAGGATGCCTGGCTCGCTGTGAACGCCCTCGCCTTTGCCGATCATCCGGAGCAGGGCAGGCTCACCCGCGCCGATCTTGAGCAGCGTGAGGCTCAACCCTGGTTCGACCCGGACGTCTTCTACCTTGCTGAGGACGTGAACACCGGGGAGCTGCTGGGCAGCCTGTGGGTGAAGATCGAGGGAAATCCTGGCCACGCGGTGGGGGAGATCTATGCCCTCGGCGTGCATCCGCAGGCCCAGGGGCGCGGTGTGGGCGGACTGCTCACTGCCCATGCGATGGCGGCGTTCGCGGCGCACGATCTCGCGCGGATCGAGCTGTACGTGGAGGGCGAGAACGCCCCGGCGATCCGCACGTACACCCGCGCCGGGTTCACCCGCGAGCGGGCCGATGTGCAGTACGCGCGCTGA
- a CDS encoding phosphoadenylyl-sulfate reductase, translated as MSISAQADASPLATARRIAQERQAARTAARAAHAERRALAPAKRSHAELKEIVARGQELLHGSGVGAADEASPAEVVAWAAREFGTSLAVACSMADAALPHLVAQSAPWVDVLFLDTGYHFAETLGTRERVAHELDVTVVDVLPNLTVAEQDTQYGKDLFARDPAACCAMRKVEPLQRTLGGYEAWVTGVRREEAPTRANTPLITWDEKNGLVKINPVAAWTSDDLQHYAETHGVTINPLLNDGYPSIGCAPCTARVAPGADPRSGRWAGLDKTECGLHS; from the coding sequence GTGAGCATCAGCGCACAGGCTGACGCCAGCCCGCTGGCGACCGCCCGACGGATCGCCCAGGAACGCCAGGCGGCACGGACTGCCGCGCGAGCCGCGCACGCCGAACGGCGGGCCTTGGCACCGGCGAAGCGGTCGCACGCCGAGCTGAAGGAGATCGTGGCCCGTGGCCAGGAGCTGCTGCACGGCTCCGGTGTGGGCGCAGCCGATGAGGCGAGCCCCGCTGAGGTGGTGGCATGGGCCGCGCGAGAGTTCGGCACCTCCCTGGCCGTGGCGTGCTCGATGGCAGACGCCGCGCTGCCGCACCTGGTCGCACAGTCCGCACCGTGGGTGGACGTGCTGTTCCTGGACACCGGGTACCACTTCGCCGAGACCCTCGGCACCCGCGAGCGCGTGGCGCATGAGCTGGACGTGACCGTGGTGGACGTGCTGCCGAACCTGACCGTGGCTGAGCAGGACACGCAGTACGGCAAGGACCTGTTCGCCCGGGATCCGGCCGCGTGCTGCGCGATGCGGAAAGTGGAGCCTCTGCAGCGCACGCTGGGGGGGTACGAAGCCTGGGTGACCGGCGTGCGCCGGGAAGAGGCACCCACCCGCGCGAACACTCCCCTGATCACCTGGGATGAGAAGAACGGCCTGGTGAAGATCAACCCGGTGGCCGCCTGGACCTCCGACGATCTGCAGCACTACGCCGAGACTCACGGCGTGACCATCAACCCTCTGCTGAACGACGGCTACCCCTCGATCGGCTGCGCCCCGTGCACGGCGCGCGTGGCACCCGGAGCCGACCCCCGATCCGGCCGCTGGGCCGGCCTCGACAAGACCGAATGCGGGCTGCACTCATGA